A stretch of the Candidatus Woesearchaeota archaeon genome encodes the following:
- the proC gene encoding pyrroline-5-carboxylate reductase codes for MVAFQGRKIGIVGAGRIGEAMIKGLVDNGLTDIIASRRNTSALSGLANSYGIRTTSDNKEVADDSDIVVLAVKPYQLNEVLSEIASAESHQNPAKLYLSVAAGKKMASVASILGQEARIARAMTNIAFLVGKGATAYSLNSNCDEADRRCVAAILETGGYATQIREEGMDAVTALSGSGPAFLSSIFESLEKAAVWQGLSPGVAKKLLHQTIAGTLALINDKGMAYATLIDMVKTPRGTTEAGLEHAKQCDLDMLLKGMIAAAKERAEKLGT; via the coding sequence ATGGTTGCCTTCCAGGGACGTAAAATAGGCATTGTCGGGGCAGGCAGAATTGGCGAGGCAATGATAAAAGGCCTGGTTGACAACGGATTGACTGACATCATTGCCAGCAGGCGAAACACATCTGCATTGTCAGGCCTGGCCAATTCGTATGGCATAAGAACAACATCGGACAACAAGGAAGTTGCCGATGATTCTGATATTGTCGTGCTGGCTGTCAAGCCATACCAATTGAATGAAGTTCTTTCGGAAATTGCCTCTGCGGAATCACATCAAAATCCTGCAAAGCTTTACCTGTCTGTTGCAGCAGGTAAAAAAATGGCATCCGTGGCTTCCATTTTGGGCCAGGAGGCAAGAATTGCAAGGGCCATGACAAATATTGCTTTCCTGGTAGGCAAGGGGGCAACGGCATACTCCCTTAACAGCAATTGTGATGAGGCTGACAGGCGTTGCGTAGCAGCCATCCTGGAAACAGGAGGATATGCCACTCAAATCAGGGAAGAAGGAATGGATGCGGTCACGGCTTTGTCAGGGTCGGGCCCGGCCTTTCTTTCGAGCATCTTTGAATCCCTTGAAAAGGCTGCTGTCTGGCAGGGGCTCAGCCCCGGAGTTGCGAAAAAATTGCTGCATCAGACAATTGCGGGCACATTGGCATTGATAAACGACAAGGGCATGGCATATGCCACACTTATTGATATGGTCAAGACGCCCAGGGGGACAACAGAGGCAGGCCTGGAGCATGCAAAGCAATGCGACCTTGACATGCTTCTGAAGGGCATGATTGCAGCAGCTAAAGAAAGGGCGGAAAAATTGGGCACTTAG